A genome region from Chlorobaculum tepidum TLS includes the following:
- the bchI gene encoding magnesium chelatase ATPase subunit I, whose translation MTQTANAAKKTTSTKASAAKEAKVKVTAEEKAVTEVKKPAAKKKSALAFPFTAIVGQEEMKLSLILNIIDPRIGGVLVMGHRGTGKSTTVRALAEVLPLIPRVKGDIYNRTVEQYIEMEAAGKGAPAIKPEDVETELIPVPVVDLPLGATEDRVCGTIDIEKALTSGVKAFEPGLLAQSNRGFLYIDEVNLLDDHLVDVLLDVAASGKNVVEREGISIRHPARFVLVGSGNPEEGELRPQLLDRFGLHARITTINDVAKRVQIVKLRREFDEDPEAFMKKVSREQQKLRKKIVAAQQLLPQVTMDDAVLTDIAKLCMNLGIDGHRGELTITRTAHAYAAWEGDKKVTMKHVREIAGLCLRHRLRKDPLETVDAGEKIDRELAKVLGEAEAAA comes from the coding sequence ATGACCCAGACTGCCAACGCCGCAAAAAAAACCACTTCAACCAAGGCATCGGCCGCCAAGGAAGCCAAGGTAAAGGTAACTGCAGAAGAAAAGGCTGTGACTGAAGTCAAGAAGCCGGCTGCAAAAAAGAAAAGTGCCCTGGCATTTCCCTTCACTGCCATTGTCGGGCAGGAGGAGATGAAGCTCAGTCTGATTCTCAATATCATCGATCCGAGGATCGGCGGCGTTCTAGTTATGGGTCATCGCGGTACCGGCAAGAGCACGACCGTTCGCGCGTTGGCCGAGGTGCTTCCGCTCATTCCGCGCGTCAAGGGTGATATTTACAACCGCACCGTCGAACAGTATATCGAGATGGAGGCTGCCGGAAAAGGCGCTCCGGCCATCAAGCCCGAGGATGTCGAGACAGAACTGATTCCCGTGCCGGTGGTTGACCTTCCGCTTGGTGCTACCGAAGACCGCGTTTGCGGCACCATCGACATCGAAAAGGCGCTTACCAGCGGCGTCAAGGCTTTTGAGCCTGGTCTGCTTGCCCAGTCCAACCGCGGTTTCCTCTATATCGACGAGGTCAACCTTCTCGATGACCACCTGGTTGACGTGCTGCTCGACGTGGCCGCCAGCGGCAAGAACGTGGTTGAACGCGAAGGTATCAGTATCCGCCACCCCGCCCGTTTCGTGCTGGTCGGTTCGGGCAACCCGGAAGAGGGCGAGCTTCGTCCGCAGCTTCTCGACCGTTTCGGTCTCCACGCCCGCATCACCACCATCAACGACGTTGCCAAGAGGGTGCAGATCGTCAAGCTCCGCCGTGAGTTCGACGAGGATCCGGAAGCCTTCATGAAGAAGGTCTCTCGTGAGCAGCAGAAACTCCGGAAAAAGATCGTCGCCGCCCAGCAGCTTCTTCCGCAGGTTACGATGGACGACGCGGTGCTTACCGACATTGCGAAGCTTTGCATGAACCTCGGTATCGACGGTCACCGCGGCGAGTTGACCATCACCCGTACCGCTCACGCCTATGCCGCCTGGGAGGGTGACAAGAAGGTGACCATGAAGCACGTTCGCGAAATCGCCGGTCTCTGCCTTCGCCACCGCCTTCGCAAGGATCCGCTCGAAACCGTCGATGCGGGAGAGAAGATCGATCGCGAACTCGCAAAAGTACTGGGAGAGGCCGAAGCAGCAGCATGA
- a CDS encoding flavodoxin family protein gives MKVIGINGSPRRAGNTSIMLKTIFEVLEDEGIETELIQVGGTNIKGCRACYACIKNKNSECSTKGDGFNEIFAKMVEADGMILGSPTYFADITPELKALIDRAGFVSRTNGQLFRHKVGASVVSLRRGGGIHAYDSINHLFQICQMFMVGSTYWNLGFGGRDGGEVVNDTEGMENMRDLGHSMAFLLKKLHN, from the coding sequence ATGAAAGTCATTGGCATCAACGGCAGCCCGCGCCGGGCGGGCAACACCTCGATCATGCTCAAGACCATCTTCGAGGTGCTCGAAGATGAAGGCATCGAAACCGAACTGATCCAGGTCGGCGGCACAAACATCAAAGGATGCCGCGCCTGCTACGCCTGCATCAAAAACAAGAACAGCGAGTGCTCAACCAAGGGCGACGGCTTCAACGAAATCTTCGCGAAGATGGTCGAAGCGGACGGCATGATCCTCGGCTCACCCACCTACTTCGCCGACATCACGCCCGAACTGAAAGCGCTCATCGACCGCGCCGGCTTCGTGTCGCGCACCAACGGCCAGCTGTTCCGCCACAAGGTCGGCGCGTCGGTGGTCTCGCTCCGGCGGGGCGGCGGCATTCACGCCTACGACAGCATTAACCACCTCTTCCAGATCTGCCAGATGTTCATGGTCGGCTCGACCTACTGGAACCTCGGCTTCGGTGGACGTGACGGCGGCGAAGTCGTCAACGACACCGAAGGCATGGAAAACATGCGCGACCTCGGCCACTCGATGGCCTTCCTGTTGAAGAAACTGCACAACTGA
- a CDS encoding RluA family pseudouridine synthase — MQKEPLKTESPKELQPEAAPKTMTLQVSKVQTPMRIDRYLTQQVENATRNKVQKAIEEQRVLVNGKPVKSNYRIKSCDHIHITFLRPPAPELAPEDIPISILYEDDDLMVIDKEAGMVVHPAFGNWTGTLANAILHHLGKDADDLDKTEMRPGIVHRLDKDTSGLIIVAKNPVALHKLATQFARRQVEKVYKAIVWGVPNPPSGTIKTNIGRSHKNRKVMANFPFEGAEGKHAITDYLVVEDLAYFALMDMTLHTGRTHQIRVHLQHLGHPILGDQTYGGATPRTLPFSKSEPFTHNLLELMGRQALHAETLRFRQPTTGEPLAFTAPLPEDMKTVLEKIRSVMKRTTQTL; from the coding sequence ATGCAAAAAGAGCCGCTAAAAACCGAATCCCCGAAGGAGCTTCAGCCCGAAGCCGCACCGAAAACCATGACCCTTCAGGTCAGCAAGGTGCAGACGCCGATGCGCATCGACCGCTACCTCACGCAGCAGGTTGAAAACGCCACGCGCAACAAGGTGCAGAAGGCGATCGAGGAGCAGCGCGTGCTGGTCAACGGCAAGCCGGTCAAGTCAAATTACCGCATCAAGTCGTGCGACCACATCCACATCACCTTCCTGCGTCCACCCGCTCCGGAGCTCGCTCCGGAGGATATTCCGATCAGCATCCTTTACGAGGACGACGACCTGATGGTGATCGACAAGGAGGCCGGCATGGTGGTGCATCCGGCGTTCGGCAACTGGACGGGCACACTGGCCAACGCGATCCTGCACCATCTCGGCAAGGATGCGGACGATCTCGACAAGACGGAGATGCGCCCCGGCATCGTGCACCGGCTCGACAAGGACACCTCGGGCCTCATCATCGTCGCCAAGAATCCGGTGGCGCTGCACAAGCTCGCCACACAGTTCGCCCGGCGGCAGGTCGAAAAGGTCTATAAAGCCATCGTCTGGGGCGTGCCCAATCCGCCATCCGGCACGATCAAGACCAATATCGGGCGGTCGCACAAAAACCGCAAGGTGATGGCCAACTTCCCGTTCGAGGGTGCTGAAGGCAAGCACGCCATCACGGACTACCTTGTTGTCGAAGACCTCGCGTACTTCGCGCTGATGGATATGACGCTGCACACGGGCCGTACCCACCAGATTCGCGTCCATCTGCAACACCTCGGCCACCCGATTCTCGGCGACCAAACCTACGGCGGCGCAACGCCTCGCACGCTCCCCTTCAGCAAGAGCGAACCGTTCACGCACAACCTGCTGGAGCTGATGGGCCGACAGGCACTGCACGCCGAAACCCTCCGTTTCCGCCAGCCCACCACCGGCGAACCGCTCGCCTTCACCGCACCCCTGCCAGAGGATATGAAGACCGTACTCGAAAAAATCCGAAGCGTGATGAAACGAACCACACAAACGCTTTAG
- the lpdA gene encoding dihydrolipoyl dehydrogenase: MQQADTLAAQFDVAVIGSGPGGYEAAIHAARYGLKTCIVEKAVLGGVCVNWGCIPTKALLRSAEVFDLAKNPETFGVNVGNVSFDLAQAVKRSRNVALKSSKGVAYLLKKAAVEVLAGEAVLTGGAGVMVTMPDGSVRMLGAKNIIVATGSTPRVIPGLEPDGKKIITSREALILKEVPKSMIVVGGGAIGVEMAWFYAKAGSKVTIVELMPRMLPAEEAEVSEALKRSFEKAGITVHCGAKLDNVAVSESGVSAELVVEGSAPQTLNASCLLVAVGVTGAIDGLGLDAVGVETERGFIRTDGQCRTSAPGIYAIGDVRGGMLLAHKASAEAAIAVEAIAGKSPEPLSEPLIPRCVYAQPSVASVGLTEEAAVNAGYQVAVGRSQFAASGKANAYGQLEGFVKLVFDAATGKMLGGHLIGHDAVELIGELGLACRYGVTAGGLVNTVHAHPTLSETVREAAFDALQSMG, from the coding sequence ATGCAGCAGGCAGATACTCTCGCAGCGCAATTCGATGTCGCCGTCATCGGTTCCGGCCCCGGCGGTTACGAGGCGGCCATTCATGCCGCGCGTTACGGCCTGAAGACCTGCATTGTCGAAAAGGCGGTGCTTGGCGGTGTTTGCGTCAACTGGGGCTGCATTCCGACCAAAGCGCTGCTTCGGAGTGCAGAGGTGTTTGATCTGGCAAAGAATCCAGAGACTTTTGGCGTCAATGTCGGCAACGTATCGTTCGATCTCGCGCAGGCGGTCAAGCGCAGCCGGAATGTGGCGCTGAAAAGCTCGAAGGGCGTGGCGTATCTGCTCAAGAAGGCTGCTGTTGAGGTGTTGGCGGGCGAGGCGGTGCTGACCGGCGGCGCAGGCGTGATGGTCACCATGCCGGACGGTTCTGTGCGCATGCTCGGAGCGAAAAACATCATTGTTGCGACGGGATCGACGCCGCGCGTGATTCCGGGGCTGGAGCCGGACGGCAAAAAGATCATCACCAGCCGCGAGGCGCTGATTCTGAAAGAGGTGCCGAAGTCGATGATCGTGGTCGGCGGTGGCGCGATTGGCGTCGAGATGGCCTGGTTCTACGCCAAGGCGGGCTCGAAGGTGACGATTGTCGAGCTGATGCCGCGCATGCTACCCGCCGAAGAGGCGGAGGTTTCCGAGGCGCTGAAGCGCTCGTTCGAGAAGGCGGGCATCACGGTGCACTGTGGCGCGAAGCTCGATAATGTTGCTGTCAGCGAGTCCGGCGTATCCGCCGAACTGGTCGTCGAAGGCTCGGCGCCGCAGACGCTCAATGCGTCGTGCCTGCTTGTGGCTGTCGGCGTGACCGGCGCGATCGATGGGCTCGGCCTCGATGCAGTGGGCGTCGAAACGGAGCGCGGATTCATTCGTACCGACGGGCAGTGCCGTACCTCCGCGCCGGGTATCTATGCTATCGGCGACGTTCGAGGCGGGATGCTGCTGGCGCACAAGGCGTCGGCGGAGGCGGCCATCGCGGTCGAAGCCATTGCCGGAAAATCGCCCGAGCCGCTTTCGGAGCCGCTTATTCCGCGCTGTGTCTATGCCCAGCCGTCGGTGGCTTCGGTTGGCCTGACCGAGGAGGCCGCGGTCAACGCCGGGTATCAGGTCGCGGTAGGCCGCTCGCAGTTCGCCGCCTCGGGCAAAGCCAACGCCTATGGGCAGCTCGAAGGCTTCGTCAAGCTGGTGTTTGACGCTGCAACCGGCAAGATGCTCGGCGGCCATCTCATCGGCCACGATGCGGTTGAGCTGATTGGCGAACTTGGACTGGCGTGCCGCTATGGCGTGACGGCGGGAGGCCTCGTGAATACGGTTCACGCCCATCCGACCCTGTCGGAAACGGTCAGGGAGGCGGCGTTTGATGCGCTTCAAAGCATGGGGTAA
- the bchD gene encoding magnesium chelatase ATPase subunit D, with translation MIAFTDIVGMDLAKQALMLLAVDPSLGGVVIPSTVGSGKSTLARAFADILPEGTPFVELPLNVTEDRLIGGVDLEATLASGQRVVQHGVLSKAHKGVLYVDSLSLLDSSAVSHIMDAMSRGAVIVEREGLSEVHPADFMLVGTYDPSDGEVRMGLLDRIGIIVPFTPVNDYRARKQIVSLVMGTRNEEDTQDELRMLRGIIGAAREQLHHVSITNEQIKGLIQTAISLGVEGNRVDIFAIRAAIANAALNQRTEVDDEDLKLAMKLVLVPRATRMPEREPNPEEMAQDEPPPQEEQPQDEAEDQNAPPDEADSDADEEQEETPDMIEELMMDAVETELPDNILNISLASKKKAKSGSRGEALNNKRGRFVRSQPGEIKSGKVALIPTLISAAPWQASRKAEQAKKGIKSTAALIIGKDDIKIKRFRDKSGTLFIFMVDASGSMALNRMRQAKGAVASLLQNAYVHRDQVSLISFRGKQAQVLLPPSQSVDRAKRELDVLPTGGGTPLASALLTGWETAKQARAKGITQIMFVMITDGRGNIPLGAAYDPNATKASKEELEKEVEALALSIQADGIASIVVDTQMNYLSRGEAPKLAQKLGGRYFYLPNAKAEQIVEAALS, from the coding sequence ATGATAGCATTTACCGACATTGTAGGAATGGATCTGGCCAAGCAGGCGCTCATGCTCTTGGCCGTCGATCCCTCCCTTGGCGGTGTCGTGATTCCTTCGACCGTAGGTTCGGGAAAATCGACGCTCGCAAGGGCATTTGCCGACATTCTGCCTGAAGGCACTCCCTTTGTGGAGCTGCCGCTGAACGTGACCGAAGACCGTCTCATCGGCGGCGTCGATCTCGAAGCCACCCTTGCTTCAGGCCAGCGTGTCGTGCAGCACGGTGTGCTTTCAAAGGCGCACAAGGGCGTTCTCTATGTCGATTCGCTCAGCCTGCTCGACAGCTCCGCCGTGTCGCACATCATGGACGCCATGAGCCGTGGCGCGGTGATCGTTGAGCGCGAGGGACTCAGCGAGGTGCATCCGGCGGACTTCATGCTGGTTGGCACCTACGACCCGAGTGATGGCGAGGTGCGCATGGGCCTGCTCGACCGCATCGGTATTATTGTGCCGTTCACACCGGTGAACGACTATCGCGCCCGCAAGCAGATTGTCAGTCTCGTGATGGGCACGCGTAACGAAGAGGATACGCAGGATGAACTGCGCATGCTTCGCGGCATCATCGGCGCGGCAAGGGAGCAGTTGCATCACGTCTCGATTACCAACGAGCAGATCAAGGGTCTTATCCAGACCGCCATCAGCCTTGGCGTCGAGGGCAACCGCGTCGATATTTTCGCGATCCGTGCTGCCATCGCCAACGCTGCGCTCAACCAGCGTACCGAGGTGGACGACGAAGATCTGAAGCTCGCCATGAAGCTGGTGCTGGTGCCGAGGGCGACCCGTATGCCCGAGCGCGAACCCAACCCCGAGGAGATGGCCCAGGACGAGCCGCCGCCGCAGGAGGAGCAGCCGCAGGACGAAGCCGAGGATCAGAACGCACCGCCGGACGAGGCCGACTCCGATGCCGACGAGGAGCAGGAGGAGACTCCCGACATGATCGAGGAGTTGATGATGGATGCCGTTGAGACCGAACTGCCCGACAACATCCTCAACATCTCGCTCGCTTCCAAGAAGAAGGCAAAAAGCGGCAGTCGAGGCGAGGCGCTGAACAACAAGCGAGGCCGCTTCGTGCGTTCGCAGCCGGGCGAAATCAAGAGCGGCAAGGTCGCCTTGATTCCGACGCTGATTTCCGCCGCACCGTGGCAGGCATCGAGAAAAGCCGAGCAGGCAAAAAAGGGCATTAAGTCTACGGCTGCACTCATCATCGGCAAGGATGACATCAAGATCAAGCGTTTCCGCGACAAGTCCGGCACGCTCTTCATCTTCATGGTGGACGCGTCCGGCTCGATGGCGCTGAACCGCATGCGCCAGGCCAAGGGCGCGGTGGCGAGCCTGTTGCAGAACGCTTACGTGCATCGCGACCAGGTTTCGCTGATCTCGTTCCGTGGCAAGCAGGCGCAGGTGCTCCTGCCACCATCGCAGAGCGTGGATCGCGCCAAACGAGAGCTTGACGTGCTGCCGACTGGGGGCGGAACTCCGCTTGCCTCGGCCTTGCTTACCGGCTGGGAAACCGCCAAGCAGGCGCGCGCCAAAGGTATCACGCAAATCATGTTCGTCATGATCACCGACGGTCGCGGCAATATTCCGCTGGGTGCTGCATACGATCCCAACGCGACCAAAGCGTCCAAGGAGGAGCTTGAAAAAGAGGTCGAAGCATTAGCCCTCTCCATCCAGGCCGATGGCATCGCCTCGATTGTGGTCGATACCCAGATGAACTACTTGTCACGAGGCGAAGCACCCAAGCTCGCGCAGAAACTCGGTGGCCGGTACTTCTACCTTCCCAACGCCAAAGCTGAACAGATCGTCGAAGCTGCGTTGAGCTGA
- the bchH gene encoding magnesium chelatase subunit H → MAQRRKITAIVGLEQYNAGLWRKIKSMLDKDAELVQLSDVDLEKQNPEAAKAIREADCVFMSMINFKEQVDWFKEQLNQGTNEKTIFIFESMPEAMALTKVGSYQVTEGKSGMPDMVKKIAKMLVKGRDEDALYGYMKLMKIMRTILPLVPNKAKDFKNWLMVYSYWLQPTPENIVNMFRLILREYFDSNVKVEPIVDVPNMGLYHPDAKEYFKDVKSFKSWSKKRGVNFDKSQKMALLFFRKHLLQEKTYIDNTIRTLEKHGLNVFPAFVMGVEGHVLVRDWLMKEKIDLLVNMMGFGLVGGPAGSTKPGTAAEARHEILTGLDVPYMVAQPLLVQDFESWHELGVSPMQVTFTYSIPEMDGAVAPVILGALQDGKVETVQERLDRLAILSKKWMRLRATPNRDKRVALVVYDYPPGLGKKATAALLDVPTTLLRILERLKKEGYNVGTLPESPEKLFEMLDRATDYQIMQNKPEAIKVSREKYNELVTYHERERIEERWQAFPGEIAPIGSDEVFLGGLRLGNIYIGVQPRLGVQGDPMRLIFDKANTPHHQYISFYRWISREFDAHALVHVGMHGSVEWMPGLQTGLTGECWPDALLGEVPHFYIYPVNNPSESTIAKRRGLATMVSHVVPPLARAGLYKELPALKELLADYRERNQAQGEDVEQVQEAIMTKAELLNLTDDCPRRPDEPFSDFVSRLYIYIVELENRLISNSLHVFGEAGPLESQIITITETIKNRGENGRSLPYIFIDTSGKNGHYGSYEEISSLSRKGDEAAIKLREWAENACREFVKQTMFDRKNPLQAFELVTGGSRMPEEDKPFIQRIIQEGAMMIQALSDNSSEMNSLVKVLEGGYISSGPGGDLVRDGMNVLPSGRNIHSIDPWRIPSETAFKRGTLIADGLIAKHIAENDGQYPETIAEVIWGLDTIKTKGEAVAVVIRLMGAEPAYDAFGKISHYSLTPLDKLGRPRIDVLMQLSPIFRDAFGILMDQLDRLVKDAAKADEPHEMNYIKKHVDEALAEGMDFEAATARQFTQAPGSYGTYVDDMIEDSAWENEGDLDDLFIRRNSSAYGGGRKGEKQPEILQKLLGSVDRVVHQVDSTEFGISDIDHYFSSSGSLQLAARRRNTKTSDIKLNYVESFTSDIKLDEADKLLRVEYRSKLLNPKWFEGMLKHGHSGAGEISNRVTYMLGWDAVTKSVDDWVYKKTAETYALDPEMRERLATLNPQAIKNIVGRMLEAHGRGMWKADQSMIDELQEIYADLEDRLEGMADE, encoded by the coding sequence ATGGCACAAAGACGTAAAATCACGGCGATTGTGGGTCTCGAGCAGTACAATGCCGGGCTCTGGAGGAAAATCAAGAGCATGCTCGACAAAGATGCCGAGCTGGTTCAGTTGAGCGATGTCGATCTCGAAAAGCAGAATCCCGAGGCGGCCAAGGCCATCCGGGAGGCCGACTGCGTGTTTATGAGCATGATCAACTTCAAGGAGCAGGTCGACTGGTTCAAGGAGCAGCTCAATCAGGGAACCAACGAGAAGACCATCTTCATCTTCGAGTCGATGCCTGAGGCGATGGCGCTCACCAAGGTTGGGAGTTATCAGGTCACAGAAGGGAAGTCGGGTATGCCGGACATGGTGAAGAAGATCGCCAAGATGCTGGTCAAGGGGCGCGACGAGGATGCGCTCTACGGCTACATGAAGCTGATGAAGATCATGCGCACCATCCTGCCGCTGGTGCCGAACAAGGCGAAGGATTTCAAGAACTGGTTGATGGTCTACTCCTACTGGCTCCAGCCGACGCCGGAGAATATCGTCAACATGTTCCGCTTGATTTTGCGCGAGTATTTTGACTCGAATGTCAAGGTGGAGCCTATTGTCGATGTGCCAAACATGGGACTCTACCATCCCGACGCGAAGGAGTACTTCAAGGATGTGAAGAGCTTCAAAAGCTGGTCGAAGAAGCGTGGCGTGAACTTTGACAAGTCGCAGAAGATGGCCTTGCTCTTCTTCCGCAAGCATCTGTTGCAGGAAAAAACCTATATCGATAACACCATCCGCACACTCGAAAAGCATGGCTTGAACGTGTTCCCGGCTTTCGTAATGGGCGTCGAGGGGCACGTTCTCGTGCGCGACTGGTTGATGAAAGAGAAGATCGACCTCTTGGTGAACATGATGGGGTTCGGTCTCGTCGGTGGCCCGGCAGGTTCGACCAAACCCGGCACGGCAGCCGAGGCGCGGCACGAGATTCTGACCGGTCTCGATGTGCCCTACATGGTTGCCCAGCCGCTGCTGGTGCAGGATTTCGAGTCGTGGCACGAACTTGGCGTTTCGCCGATGCAGGTGACCTTCACCTACTCGATTCCTGAGATGGACGGCGCGGTGGCACCGGTAATTCTCGGCGCGTTGCAGGACGGGAAGGTCGAGACCGTGCAGGAGCGGCTCGACCGGCTGGCGATTCTTTCCAAAAAATGGATGCGCCTGCGGGCCACCCCAAACCGCGACAAGCGAGTGGCGCTGGTGGTGTACGACTATCCGCCAGGCCTCGGCAAGAAGGCGACGGCGGCCCTGCTCGACGTGCCGACCACGCTTCTGCGGATTCTGGAGCGTCTAAAGAAAGAGGGCTACAACGTCGGTACGCTGCCCGAGTCGCCCGAGAAACTTTTCGAGATGCTTGATCGCGCGACCGATTACCAGATCATGCAGAACAAGCCGGAAGCCATCAAGGTGAGCCGCGAGAAGTACAATGAGCTGGTCACCTACCACGAGCGCGAGCGCATCGAGGAGCGCTGGCAGGCCTTCCCCGGCGAGATCGCGCCGATTGGCTCCGACGAGGTGTTCCTCGGCGGCTTGCGGCTCGGTAACATCTACATCGGTGTGCAGCCGCGTCTCGGCGTGCAGGGCGACCCGATGCGCTTGATTTTTGACAAGGCCAACACGCCTCACCATCAGTACATCTCCTTCTACCGCTGGATCAGCCGCGAGTTCGACGCGCACGCGCTCGTTCATGTGGGAATGCACGGCTCGGTCGAGTGGATGCCAGGCCTTCAGACCGGCCTGACCGGCGAGTGCTGGCCCGACGCGCTGCTCGGCGAGGTGCCACATTTCTACATCTATCCGGTGAACAACCCGAGCGAATCGACCATCGCCAAGCGCCGCGGACTGGCCACGATGGTCTCGCACGTGGTACCGCCGCTGGCCCGCGCCGGCTTGTACAAGGAGCTGCCTGCGCTGAAGGAGCTGCTTGCCGACTATCGCGAGCGCAACCAGGCTCAGGGTGAGGATGTCGAACAGGTGCAGGAGGCGATCATGACCAAAGCTGAGCTGCTCAACCTGACCGACGACTGTCCGCGCCGTCCCGACGAGCCGTTCAGTGACTTTGTCAGCCGCCTTTACATCTACATCGTCGAGCTGGAAAACCGCCTCATCTCCAACTCGCTGCATGTCTTCGGTGAGGCGGGGCCGCTCGAATCCCAGATCATCACGATCACCGAGACCATCAAGAATCGCGGCGAAAACGGCCGCTCGCTGCCTTACATCTTTATCGATACCTCTGGCAAAAACGGCCACTACGGCAGTTACGAGGAGATTTCGAGCCTGTCGCGCAAGGGCGACGAAGCCGCGATCAAACTTCGCGAGTGGGCCGAGAACGCCTGCCGCGAGTTCGTCAAGCAGACGATGTTCGACCGCAAGAATCCGCTACAGGCGTTCGAGTTGGTGACTGGTGGAAGCCGGATGCCGGAGGAAGACAAGCCCTTCATCCAGCGCATCATTCAGGAGGGCGCGATGATGATTCAGGCGCTCAGCGACAACAGCAGCGAAATGAACTCGCTCGTCAAGGTGCTCGAAGGCGGCTACATTTCCTCTGGCCCCGGCGGCGACCTGGTGCGCGACGGCATGAACGTGCTGCCGTCTGGTCGCAACATCCACTCCATCGACCCGTGGCGCATCCCGTCCGAGACCGCCTTCAAGCGAGGCACCCTGATTGCCGATGGCCTGATCGCCAAGCATATCGCCGAGAACGACGGGCAGTATCCCGAAACCATTGCCGAGGTGATCTGGGGTCTCGACACCATCAAGACCAAGGGTGAAGCGGTGGCCGTGGTGATTCGGCTCATGGGCGCGGAACCGGCCTACGACGCTTTTGGCAAGATCAGCCACTACAGCCTTACGCCGCTCGACAAGCTCGGCCGTCCGCGCATCGATGTGCTGATGCAGCTCAGCCCGATCTTCCGCGACGCTTTCGGCATTCTGATGGATCAGCTCGACCGCCTTGTCAAGGACGCCGCCAAGGCTGACGAGCCGCACGAGATGAACTACATTAAAAAGCACGTTGATGAAGCGCTGGCCGAGGGGATGGATTTCGAAGCCGCTACCGCCCGCCAGTTTACGCAGGCTCCGGGTTCTTACGGAACCTATGTCGATGACATGATCGAGGATTCGGCGTGGGAAAACGAGGGTGACCTCGACGATCTCTTCATTCGCCGCAACAGCAGCGCGTATGGCGGCGGGCGCAAGGGCGAAAAGCAGCCCGAGATTCTGCAGAAACTGCTCGGCTCGGTCGATCGCGTGGTGCATCAGGTGGACTCCACCGAGTTCGGTATTTCCGATATCGACCACTACTTTTCGTCGTCGGGTTCGCTCCAGCTCGCCGCCAGACGCCGCAACACAAAGACCTCGGACATCAAGCTCAACTACGTCGAGTCGTTCACCTCGGACATCAAGCTCGACGAGGCTGACAAATTGCTACGCGTCGAGTACCGCTCCAAGCTGCTTAACCCGAAGTGGTTCGAGGGGATGCTCAAGCACGGCCACAGCGGCGCGGGCGAAATCAGCAATCGTGTTACCTACATGCTCGGCTGGGACGCCGTCACCAAGAGCGTGGACGACTGGGTCTATAAAAAGACTGCCGAAACTTACGCCCTTGACCCCGAAATGCGCGAACGCCTCGCCACGCTCAACCCGCAAGCGATCAAGAACATCGTGGGCCGGATGCTCGAAGCGCACGGACGCGGCATGTGGAAAGCCGACCAGAGCATGATCGACGAGCTTCAGGAGATCTATGCTGATCTGGAGGACAGGCTGGAAGGCATGGCCGACGAGTAA